One genomic region from Nymphaea colorata isolate Beijing-Zhang1983 chromosome 10, ASM883128v2, whole genome shotgun sequence encodes:
- the LOC116263229 gene encoding GDSL esterase/lipase At4g16230-like, with translation MASFSWHCLALELCFAIIGVGLCRVCYARFYPASFVFGDSLVDAGNNNFLISLSKANYLPNGIDFGMPSGRYTNGRTIPDIIGQELGGLPGFSPPYLDPSTKGAAVLHGVNYASGGGGILNFTGKVFGGRLSLDAQLDNLANTQQDLITYAGMDATRDIFHDSIFSITMGANDFINNYLFPIKEFSLRPLLTPGQFTDAMISKYRLQLTRLHEMGARKIIVVNVGPIGCIPYLRELYSPPADECAAQPNQLAQNFNVLLRGLVSELSENLPQAKFVYADVYRIVADIIQNYRSYGFEVADSACCFMLGKYGGLIPCGLTSKVCPDRSKYVFWDPYHPSDATNQIIAKRLLDGGPEDIYPINIRQLASL, from the exons ATGGCTTCCTTTTCTTGGCATTGCTTGGCTTTGGAGCTCTGCTTTGCCATTATAGGAGTCGGTCTATGTAGGGTCTGCTATGCACGTTTCTATcctgcttcttttgtttttggggatTCATTGGTAGATGCAGGGAACAACAACTTTCTTATTAGTCTATCAAAGGCCAATTATCTTCCAAATGGGATTGATTTTGGGATGCCTAGTGGTCGATATACCAATGGAAGAACAATACCAGATATCATAG GACAGGAGCTCGGAGGGTTACCGGGGTTTTCTCCTCCTTACTTGGATCCAAGCACCAAGGGAGCTGCAGTGCTACATGGCGTTAACTATGCTTCTGGTGGAGGAGGGATCCTCAATTTTACCGGCAAAGTCTTT GGCGGTAGACTCAGCTTAGATGCACAGCTTGACAATTTAGCCAACACTCAGCAGGATCTGATCACGTACGCCGGGATGGATGCCACCAGAGATATATTTCATGACTCCATTTTCTCTATAACTATGGGAGCAAATGACTTCATCAACAACTACCTATTCCCCATTAAAGAGTTTTCTCTGAGGCCACTTCTAACTCCAGGTCAATTTACCGATGCAATGATATCAAAGTACAGGCTTCAATTAACA AGATTGCATGAGATGGGCGCTAGAAAGATTATTGTGGTAAATGTGGGGCCAATTGGCTGCATCCCATATCTGAGAGAATTATATTCACCACCAGCAGATGAATGTGCTGCTCAGCCAAATCAACTTGCGCAAAATTTCAACGTGCTTCTAAGAGGCCTCGTTAGTGAACTGAGTGAAAATCTACCACAAGCAAAGTTCGTTTATGCAGATGTTTACCGAATTGTGGCAGATATTATTCAGAATTATCGGAGTTATG GATTTGAGGTTGCAGATTCTGCCTGCTGCTTTATGCTTGGGAAGTATGGTGGTCTAATCCCTTGCGGTCTAACATCCAAAGTTTGTCCGGACAGATCAAAGTATGTATTCTGGGATCCGTATCATCCATCTGATGCAACAAACCAGATCATTGCAAAGCGATTGCTGGATGGCGGCCCAGAAGATATCTACCCAATTAATATCCGCCAGCTAGCttctctttga
- the LOC116263230 gene encoding probable enoyl-CoA hydratase 1, peroxisomal has translation MATKAPENEKIQIDVRPGGIAWVKINRPESLNSLTRQMIIDLARGFRSLDADDSVKVIVIHGAGRAFCSGVDLTAAEDVFKGDVRDVDTDTVFQMDRCRKPIIGAVNGFAVTAGFEICLACDILVAGRDAKFVDTHSRFGIFPSWGLSQKLARVIGPNRAREVSLSSMVVTAEVAERWGLVNHVVEPSDVLKKAQEIAERIVKNNHDLVLRYKAVINDGLKVSLGDALALEKEKAHIFYDGMTREQFEQMKKFIAGRSSKPSSKM, from the exons ATGGCGACGAAGGCGCCTGAAAACGAGAAGATACAGATCGACGTGAGGCCAGGCGGAATCGCGTGGGTGAAGATCAACCGTCCGGAATCGCTCAACTCCCTCACGCGGCAGATGATCATCGACCTCGCCAGGGGGTTCCGGTCGCTCGACGCCGACGATTCCGTCAAGGTGATCGTCATCCACGGCGCCGGGAGGGCCTTCTGCTCTGGCGTCGATCTCACCGCCGCGGAGGACGTCTTCAAGGGAGACGTCAGGGACGTGGATACGGACACGGTCTTCCAGATGGACAGGTGCCGGAAACCGATCATCGGAGCCGTCAACGGCTTCGCCGTCACTGCCGGCTTCGAGATCTGCCTCGCCTGCGACATCCTCGTCGCCGGAAGGGACGCGAAGTTCGTCGACACTCACTCGAG GTTTGGTATATTCCCATCATGGGGCCTTTCTCAGAAGCTAGCGAGGGTCATCGGGCCGAACAGGGCGCGGGAAGTGTCACTCTCAAGTATGGTGGTGACGGCCGAGGTGGCGGAGAGGTGGGGTCTTGTGAATCACGTGGTGGAACCCTCAGATGTGCTGAAGAAGGCCCAAGAAATCGCGGAGAGGATTGTGAAGAACAACCATGACTTGGTTCTGAGATACAAGGCCGTTATCAACGACGGGTTGAAGGTGTCTCTTGGGGATGCACTTGCTTTAGAGAAG GAGAAAGCACACATATTTTATGATGGGATGACAAGGGAGCAATTTGAGCAGATGAAGAAATTCATAGCTGGACGAAGCTCCAAACCTAGTTCTAAAATGTGA